The window CGCCTGATGAGCATGAAGCCCGACAACTTGCCGCAGGATTTTTTGTCGGAGCTCAGGGGGATCTTTGCGTTTAATCTTAAAAGGAATGTACTGCTGGAGAGGGAATCTTTTGAGACGATCCGCTGTCTCCAGGACTCCGGGATCAAGGCAATGCCGTTAAAGGGACCGATAATGGCAAGATATCTCCATGGAGACCCGGCTCTGCGCAGGACGTCTTCCGACATCGATCTCCTGGTAAAGCCGGAAAACGCCGAGAAGGCTATCGGCGTGTTAAGGAGCGCCGGCTGGGCCTTTGCCGAAAGAACGGAAGGCGGGCTATCGTATAAAGATACGCTGAAATATGTCGGGCAGGTGAGCCTTACAAAGCAGACGCGGAATCCGCTCGGCAATTTATGCCTTGACCTGCACCGGATGATATTCGATCCGTTTATGTTTCCGGACCAGGCAGGCCTGTGGCAGGGCCTCAGGGAGCTCGATATCGACGGCAATAAAGCGGCTATTCCGTCCGATGAGAAATTGTTTATATATTTCTCGCTGCTCTCGATGTCGCTTGACGCAAGCTACATCTACGATCTCAGCGTGATAATCTCGCGGTACGGCGATACCCTGGACTGGGAGCGCATCGCGTGCAGCCGTGACTATCTTCGCAGCAGGACCGCCGTATATTTTGCCGTTAAGCTGGCCTGTGAGTTATTCGGATGCGAAGCGCCGGAAGCTTTTTTAAAAAAGATAAAACCCGGCCCGGCCAAGGAAACCTTTTTAAAGATATGGATAAACAGGAAAGCCGTTATGGAGTCCTCCGTAAAATGGATGCACAGGTCGCGCTTCTCCGGAAGAATCTGGTATTTTTTTATTCTGAGCTTTCTGTATTCGAAAGATTTTTTCGACTGCTTAAGAATGATCTGCCGAAGGATATATTTTCGGGGCGAAAAATTTGCGGTGTCGTGCAATTAAAGATGCGAAAGTAAAAAATGGAGGAACCTGATCATGACTGAAAATAATAAACTTATAGCTAATCCGATGGTGGTGTTGAGAGAGGAGTTCGATGACTGGGCGCTTTTATTCGATCCGGATACGAACGATATCTTTACGATCGATCCTGTATCCGTGTTTATCTGGAAAAGGCTTGACGGCAAGCACATCACGGAAGATATAATCAAAGAGCTGAAACCTGTCTGCGACGGCATGCCGCCGGACGCGTCCAAGCATATCGATGATTTCCTCCAGGACCTCATGAAGCACGGCCTTGCGGGATACGAAGTCAAAAAATAAAAAGCGTGCCTGGAAACAAGCTGCGGCTTAGGTATTATGGTATATCACGTTAAGACTTATGAAAAATATATCATGCAGTAGAGGGCGATGGAGGATTTAGTGTCTCTTATAGAGCGCTGTAAAAACCCGGAAAGAGATGGTATCAGTATGAAGATAATGAGGACGCCCAAAGCCGTAGAGATAGACATAACGAATAAGTGCAATCTCCGATGCAAATACTGCAGCCATTTCTCAAGCGCTGGCGATACAGACAGGGACCTGCCGACAGAGGAGTGGCTTAAGTTTTTTGAGGAGCTCAACGCCCGCGCCGTGATGAACGTCTGTCTGTGCGGAGGAGAGGCTTTTTGCAGGGATGATTTGAAAGAGCTTGTCAAGGGGATTGTCGGGAACCGCATGCGTTTCGACATCCTGTCCAACGGCACGCTGATAACGGACGACATCGCGAAATTCCTGGCTTCCACAAAAAGATGCAATTATGTCCAGGTTTCGATCGACGGCTCCATCCCGACCACGCACGACGCGATGCGCGGCGAAGGCAATTTTATCAAAGCCCTCGAGGGGATGAGGGCTCTTAGGCGAAACGGTATCCGAGCCGCGGTGCGTGTCACGATTCACCGCGAGAACGTCCGCGATCTGGAGGGGATAGCGAAATTATTGCTGGAGGATATAGGGCTTCCCTCTTTCGGGACGAACAGCGCCTCGCATATGGGGCTATGCCGGGCAAACGCCGAACAGGTCCAGCTTACTCCCGAAGAGAGGGTGCTGGCGATGGAGACGTTATTGAAGCTCAATAAAAAATACGGCGGTCGTATAAGCGCGGCCGCCGGGCCTTTGGCAGAGGCGAATATGTGGCTTAAGATGGAGAAGGCCCGCAAGGAAGGCATAGAAGGCATGCCCGGGAGAGGCCATCTTGTTGCCTGCGGCGGGGTGAATTCCAAGATAGGCGTCCGCGCGGATGGTGTCATGGTACCGTGTGTTCAGTTAAGCCATATTGAGCTTGGCCGGATAAATCACGATCCGCTCGAAGAGGTTTGGCAGAACCATCCGGAACTTAAACGGTTACGGGAGCGAAGGGATATCCCATTGAGCGATTTTCCATATTGTATGGATTGTGATTATGTTAATTACTGCACCGGCAACTGCCCGGCGCTCGCGTATACGTTTACCGGCCGCGATGACTGCCCCAGCCCCGACGCGTGCCTTAAACGGTTTCTGGAAGAAGGCGGAAGGCTGCCGGATATGGAATTGGAGAAAGTATGAATACCACCCGGACAGATTTTAAAGAGACGATCAATCCCAAATATTCATTGAACCAGATATATTTTTATCTTACCGAAGGCTGTAATCTGGCCTGCAGGCATTGCTGGATAGCGCCTAAGTTCCAGGCGAACGGCCGCGAGTATCCGGCGCTTGACATTGAGCTGTTCAAATCCATAATTGAACAGGCCAAGCCGCTGGGATTATCAGGCGTTAAGCTGACAGGCGGGGAGCCGCTCCTGCATCTCCGGATAAACGATATTCTGGATCATGTAAAGGCGAACGACCTGCGTCTTATCATTGAAACGAATGGTGTTCTTTGCACGCCGGAACTTGCGAAAAAGATAAAGGAAAATAAAAGTCCGTTTGTATCTGTTAGCATAGATTCCCCCGATGCGAAGACGCATGAATGGGTGCGCGGGGTGGAAGGTTGTTTTGATAAAGCGAAAGAGGGCATCCGGAACCTGGTCGCTGTGGGCCTGAAGCCTCAGATCATCATGACGTTGATGCGCTGTAATAAAGACAGCCTCGAGGAGATGGTCCGCCTTGCCGAATCCCTGGGCGCGGGCTCGGTCAAGTTCAATATAGTACAGCCTACGGCGCGCGGTGAAGATATGCATAAGCAGAATGAGACTTTGAGTATCCAGGAACTTGTAAGCCTGGGCAGGTGGGCGGATGATGTATTGCAGGGGAAGACGAAATTGCGGCTTTATTACCATCATACGCCGGCATTCAGGTCTTTGGGTAAGATGTACGGTGAGAACCCGAGCGGATGCGGTACATGCGGCATACTGGGCATACTCGGAGTGCTGGCGAACGGCTCTTACGCGCTCTGCGGCATAGGCGAGAGCGTCCCGGAACTCGTCTTCGGCCATGTCGCCAAAGACCGCCTTGAGGATGTATAATAATACGTCGGTCTTAAAAGAGCTGCGCGAAGGGATGCCCAAGCGCCTGGAAGGCATATGCGGCGACTGTATCATGAAGTCGCGGTGCCTCGGAAGCTGTGTGGCGCAGAACTACTACCGCTCGAGGAACCTGTGGGCCGGGTTCTGGTATTGCGAAGAGGCGGAGAAGGCGGGGCTATTCCCGGCTACACGCAAGATGCCGAAAGCGGGAAGCGTTCCGAAGTAATTGGGAGGCAGCATGAAAACGGAAAAGCTGGTCTGTATAGGCAACAGCATGAAACCGACGTTATCGCCTTTGGACATGCTGGATGTCGCTCCATATAATGGAAAGAAGATCCGTCCGGGCGACGTGATCGTTTTTTTTTCCAATGACTGCGAACATAAAATAGCCCATCGAGTAGTATCGGTAAAGCAGGGAAAGATACTTACAAAGGGTGATAATAATAATAAGGTCGATACGTTATCCGTATCTTCCGAAAAGATAGTCGGGAAGGTCGAATATTTCGAGAGAGGGAAAAAGCGTTTCCGGATATATGGGGGGGCCATTGGGCGGGCATACGCGTTTTTATTTAAAACTAAGCAATCTTCGGGCCGGGCGCTGTCGTATCTATTCGGCAACGCTTATATCAAGCTGGCTAAGACGGGAATAGCGCTGCGCCTCATCCCATGCCGGGAGAAGATACGTACGGTAGTATTTAAACGCCCCCACGGAGAGGACATCCAGGTCTTCATGGGCAATCTGTTGATAGCGCGCCGCCGCCCCTGGCAGGATAAATGGTATGTGCGAAAACCTTTCCGGTTGTTTGTCGAGGATTATATAAAGTGATAAAAGATACCTATAACCTGCGATTCGGGAACGGGCAATGTTTATCTCTGGCGGCTACCGCGGATTCAAGCGGATGGCTGGAGAAATTTGCTTCCATACTGGAACTGGAACGCTCGCTTCCGGACGGCCATTCAAAAGTGGTCTTCAGCCGCAAAAAAATTATAAGTGACAAGGGAACCCCGAACTCAAGAAATGAACTGGCGGATATCCTGGGGAAAGACGTTCCTGCGGATGCGTGGTCGTTATACGATGCCCGGGTATTAAAGATATGGTATAATATTTTTTTAGATGACGTTATCTGCGAGATATCCGCTGTAGCCAATGAGGATATGGATATCATACAGATGTGGCATGCGTTATATTCCATATACATCAAAGCGCAAAGGACAGGAGGCGTTCCTCTCCATGCCGGGTTGATAGAGCGCGACGGCCGCGGCATAGTGATCGCGGCCCCGGGGAATACCGGCAAATCTACCTGCTGCCGCCGGATACCGCCGCCGCGGAAAGCGCTTTGCGATGACGAGGTTCTGATAATATATGATAAGATAAAAGGGTATCTCGCCCATCCTTTTCCGACATGGAGCGATTATTTGTGGAAGCGCGCAAACAACACCTGGAAGGTGGAAAAGAATGTCGCTCTTGATGCGGTATTTTTTCTGGAACAGGCCCCGGTCGATGAGGTTGAGCCTGTCGGCGGCGCCATGGCCGCGGCCCTTATGAATCTCTCGGCCCATCAGGCGTTTTTTAAGGGCCATGCGGGCAGGAATCCCGGCGGGGAAACCGGCCGTAAAAAAGACCTGTTCAATAATGTCTGCCGTTTAGTAAAGGCAGTCCCGTCATTCAAACTGCGCTGCACTCTGGACGGCGAGTTCTGGGTGAAGATAGAAGAGGCGCTTTGCGCAAGGCAGGGTTGCTGATATGGCGAAGATCGGTCGCGCGGGATTTTTCAGTTATCTCATACCTTATTGGAAACTCGTATTGCTGACAATGTCATTGGGCGTCGTCAGCGTACTTCTCGGGATCATAAATCCATACTTTGCCAAGCTTACGATAGATAATGCTTACGGCAACAGGGATATCAAGCTTTTTATATTGCTCGCCTCGGTCGGCGCCGCCTTTTTTTTGATAGGTAACCTGCTCGATTTTGTAAAAAGCGACCGCTCCAGACTCCTGAGCAGAAAAGTGAATTTCGACATCTCCAGGGACCTCTTTAAACGTTTGCAGGACCTGCCGTTCGCTTATCACGCCGACCGTTCAAGCGGCGAGTATGTCTACAGACTGCGCAATGATACCGAATCGGTCAGCGCGTTGCTGAGTGACCAGATACCGCGCTTTCCCGTGCTTCTATTCAGGTTTTTAGCTATTGTCGCGGTTATATTCTATTTAAATTGGAAGCTGGCGTTGTTCGCCTTGATGCTTGTCCCGATATCCCACATACAATCTACGCTGATATTGAGATGGATCGGGAACATAGCCCGCTCAAAGATGGCGAAGATCCAGAAGTTATTTAAAAACCTGCACGAAACATTCAGCCACATGCACCTCATAAAATCGTTCGGAAGGGAAAAAAATGAGATAAAGAAGTTCGAAGCCGGCCTTAAGGATGTCATGGAAGCGGAACTGAAGGATGCCAGAATGACGGGCGTCTTCAATGTCTCCGGGGCGATCCTCAGCAAGGCCCTGTCGGGAGTCGTGGTTTTATTCGGCGGCTTTCAGGTAATAAGAGGCGAGATGACTTTGGGGAGTCTGACAGCCATCGCCATATATGTGGCGCAGATGATGGGGTTATTGAAATCCATATACGATTTTTATCAGAATATAGTCGTAGGGCGCGTGGCCGAGAAACGTATCGGCGAGATCCTGGAAACAGAACCGTCCATATGCGATTCGCCCGGCGCGGCTGATCATATAATCGAGACGGGCAGCGTAGAATTCAGGGATGTATCGTTCGGATACCGGAAAGACGCCTCCGTCATCGACGGCATCAGTTTTCTCGTCGAGCCTTATTCCAAGGCGGCCTTTGTGGGCCTGTCGGGATCCGGGAAGACCACTATGATCTCCCTTATATCGCGTCTCTATGAACCCGGGGAAGGCGGTATATATATTGACGGGGTTGATATAAAAAAGATAAAGCTTGCTTCTCTTAAATCTCAGACAAGCATTGCCCTTCAGCAGTCCTACCTGTGGAACGATACGATAGCGAACAACATCCTGTACGGCGCCGGAGGCTCTACGAGGCAGGATATGATAGAAGCCGCAAAACTTGCCGAGGCGCATGAATTTATAATAAGATCAAGGGACGGGTATGATTCCAATGTAGGGGAAGCGGGCCACAGCCTTTCCGAGGGCCAGAAGCAGCGTATCGCTATCGCCAGGGCGTTCATATCAAAGCCCAGGTTACTCGTCCTGGATGAGGCGATGTCGTCTCTCGATTCGGAGACGGAAGATAAGATCATCGACAATATAAAACGGGAGTTCAAAGACTCTACGGTTATAATAGTCTCGCACCGCCTATCGACGGTAGAGAAGATGGACATGGTATATTTTTTAAAGGATTCCTCAACTATGGAGTCCGGGACTCATGAAGAACTGGTGAGGAAAAACTTAAGGTACGGCGAGTTATTCGCAAGCCAGTTCAAGGATACGCTCTCCGAAGAGCCCGCGGTCTTTCAATAACCGGTAAAGGCGGCTATGCGTTGTATTAGAAAAGATTTTCTGGTTTTCGGCAGCCCGTTGATAGAAGCGGGTGAGGTCGGCGAGGTCGTTGCCTCGATGAAGTCCGGCTGGCTCGGTACGGGGCCCAAGGTCCGGAAATTTGAAGATATGTTCAGGAAGTATAAAGGGACAAGATATGCCGTCGCCGTCAATTCTTGCACGGCAGCCTTGCATCTTTCCATGCTCTCAGCCGGGATCAAACCGGGCGATGAAGTCATCGTCCCGACACTGACATTCGCAGCCACCGCAAATGCGGTCATACACGCCGGGGCAAGGCCGGTATTCGCGGATTGCCGCCGGGATACTATGAACATAGATCCCGGGGACATAGAGAAAAAGATCAATAAGAAGACAAAAGCTATAGTTCCTGTCCATTTTGCCGGGCGGCCATGCGATATGGATAAGATAATGGATATTGCCCGGAGATACCGCCTGAAAGTGATAGAAGACTGTGCCCACGCTATCGAAGCTGAATACCGCGGCAAGAAGACGGGCACGCTCGGCGACCTGGGCTGCTTCAGTTTTTATGTCACAAAGAATATCACTACAGGCGAAGGCGGCATGGTAGTGACCGGTAACCCGAGATACGAAGAGAAGATAAAGATACTGGCCCTCCACGGCATGACGAAAGACGCATGGCGGCGGTTTTCCGATAAAGGGTATAAGCACTACCAGGTCATATATTCCGGCTATAAATATAACATGACTGACCTGCAGGCGGCTATCGGGATGCATCAGCTGCCCAGGATAGATAGGTACTGGCGAAAGCGCCGCAGTATTTGGAGAAAATATAACGAGGCATTCGAAGGCCTGCCTCTGTTCTTGCCGGCGCCGGAAAGCAAGGATATCAAGCATGCTTACCACCTGTATACCTTGTTGCTCGACATAGCTCGCCTCAGGATCACGAGGGACGCTTTTTTGCATGAAATGACCCTGAGGAGGATCGGTGTGGGCGTCCATTATATAGCCCTGCACCTACATCCTTATTACAGGAAGACCTTCGGTTACCGCCGCGGAGATTTTCCAAACGCGGAATGGATCTCGGAAAGGACCGTGTCGCTACCCGTTTCGGCAAAATTGACCGATAAGGACACGGACGATGTAATAAACGCGGTCATCGATATAATAAAGTAGCCCGGTTAAAAGATACTATATGGATATTAACAGGATATGGCTGCCTTTACTGCTTAGCTTTCTAGCGGGTATATTCACGGTAGCCGGCAGCTTCATAACTTTTTTTGTTAAGGATTTTAAGAAGAGCTACCTTCAGTTCTTTTTGGGACTGTCGGGCGGCGTTATGATATATGTTTCGTTCGTCGAACTTCTACCGTCTTCGATCCGCGATATAGGCCCCCTGAACGCCAATGTCGCGTTTTTTGTCGGAATAATCACCGTAATGCTCATCGACTTTTTCATCCCTCATGAATATATAGCCGAACGTATAAAAGTGGGCCACCATGACAAGCGGCTTATGACTGCCGGGATATTCATGGCCTTAGGCATAGGTATCCATAACTTTCCGGAAGGCATGGCGGTTTTCATGAGCGCGCTCGTAAATATCAAGGTAGGCGTTATGCTGGCCATCGCTATAGCTTTGCATAATATTCCGGAAGGGATAGCCGTAGCTATGCCGATCTTCTACGCTACGAAGAGCAAGAGGAAGGCCTTCTGGTATTCATTCCTGGCCGGATTCGCGGAACCGGCCGGCGCGGTCATAACAATATTGGTCCTCATACCTTTTTTAAACCATTCCATCCTCTCTTTCATGCTTGCATTCGTTGCGGGGGTGATGGTCTTTATCAGTTTTGATGAACTTCTTCCTCTTTCCTGCCAGAGCGACGGCTATCATATATCTATTTTCGGCGTTATAACGGGCATGGCGGTGATGGCTTTAAGCCTTATTTTAATATGACGAGAAGAAGAGCCTTTGGCGTTATTATTTCGTTCGGGTTGGTCAGCCTCTTCGGCGATATCGTTTATGAAGGAGCGCGCAGCATTAACGGGCCTTATCTGAAACTTCTTGCCGTTAATGCGACTGCTTTGGGAATAATAGCCGGAGCGGGAGAATTCTTCGGATACGCGCTGCGCCTTGTTTCAGGATATTTTTCGGATAAGACAAGATATTACTGGCTCTTTACGTTTCTGGGGTATGGAATGCTGGTCAGCGTGCCTTTGCTTGCCTTGGCGGGCGTCTGGCAGACAGCGGCCCTCTTCATAATACTGGAACGGATCGGAAAAGCTATCCGCAGTCCGGCGAGAGATACGATACTTTCGCAGGCAAGTTCGCAGGTCGGAACGGGATTCGGGTTCGGCCTGCATGAGGCGATGGATCAGGTCGGGGCGGTCGCGGGGCCTCTCATATTCGCAGTCTTTTTCATGATGGCCGGCAAAGAGGCGGGCGTCTCCGATTACCGGAGAGGATACGCGTTTTTATGGATCCCGTTCCTGCTGGTGATGCTTTGCCTATTTTTTACCTACCGTAAAGTTCCTGATACCGATACCCTGGAGACAACGCGAAAAGATGAGATGCCGGATAAGCTCTCAAGGGTTTTTTGGCTGTATACATTATTTACTTTCATTACGACAGCGGGTTTTTGCAGTTTCATCCTTATCGCCTTTCATTTTAAGTCCACTTCCGCGCTGTCCGACGCGCAGATACCGTTATCTTATACTATCGCAATGGGAATTGACGCGGCCTCCGCCCTCGCGATCGGTAAAGCGTATGATGTATTGAAAAATAAAAGAAATAACCGCAATGCCGGATTGAATCTGCTTGCGATAATACCGTTATTATCGCTTTTAATGCCGCTTTTTATATTTTCAAAGGATCATTCTCTGATAATAATAGGCGTGCTCTGCTGGGGGGTCGTAATGGGCATCCATGAGACGATCATGAGGTCAGCGATAGCCGATATTACCTCTCTGGCAAAGCGCGGCACGGGATATGGCATATTCAATACCGCATACGGCCTGGCGTTCTTCCTGGGAAGCGCGTTGCTGGGCTTCTTATATGACAGGTCGTTATCGTTTGTAATAACCTCTATAATAGTTATCGAGCTTCTTGCATTTGTCCCATTTTTCATGATGAGAAGAGAGATATACGCGTAATGGTAATAAAATGATAGTATCGAAACGCCATAAGAAGACAGGATTAAGGATAAAAGTCACGCGGAAGATATCGGAGATACCCGCGCATGACTGGAAGAAGGTCTATCCGGACGTATTGGAGAACTACGATTTTTTTAGGACGATCGACAGCTCCGGCATAACCCAATTCTCGTTCTATTATATAATAGTCTACGACAAAAACCATCCTGTCGGCGCCACTGCCTGTTTCCTGGTGGACTATTCGCTCGATACAAGCATAAACGGCCCTCTGCGGCGTATCACCAACTCGATAAAGAGATTGAAGCCGAACATCTTCAGCATAAAGACATTAGTCTGTGGTGTGCCTATGGCGCAGGGCAAGATCGGGTTGGCCGGCGATAAAAGCGCGGTGTTCAAAGCAATGCTTCGCAAGATGGACCATATCGCGAAAAAGAGTAAGGCGTCGATCGTCGCGTTCAAGGACTTTGACGGGCCCTATACAGAAATACTCGACCCTCTTCAAAGGGCCGGATTCGCGAAGTTTGACAGCCTGCCGAACACAGAGCTTAATGTATGGCATAAAGATTTCGAAGAGTATCTTAAGACGCTGAGCGGCGCTACGCGTTATGACCTGCGCAGGAAATTCAAGAAAGTCGACGGCCATGTGAAGATCGACCTGAAGATCGTCGATAGCCTTGAAGCGGACGAAATGAAGGCTGTCTACAAGATGTATCTCGAAATAGTATCTCGCCATGACATGAACTTCGAGCTGCTGCCTGAGGCTTTTTTCAGGGACATATCAGTCAACATGCCGGGGCGCGCGAAATTTTTTCTCTGGAAGATCGACGGAAAGATAGTCGCGTTCCTTTTTTCGATGGTGTCGCAGGAGCGGTTCATAGACTATTTCGTCGGGCTGGATTATTCCGTCGCGCATAAATATCACCTCTATTTTCTGAAGTTCAGGGAAGCGTTGATCTGGTGTATCAAGCATAAGATAAAGAAATATGAGATGGGTATAACGGCTTATGAGCCTAAGCTGAGGCTCGGCTTTGATCTGGTGCCGCTTTACATATATGCCAAACTGAGAAACAGGATGCTGAGGCCCGCATTCAATCTCATATGCCAATTCCTGAAGTTCGAGCATTTCGATCCGGTTCTAAGGGCCGCGAAGAAGAAGGCGGGGATATAATGATATGACAATGAAACAATGGTATGAGTCGTTATATGAGAACTACGCGCGGAAATATGATAAGGAGTGTTTTGTTCAGGGCACTGCGGGTGAATGTGATTTTATCGAAGAGGAGATAGCCCGCGATAAGTCCTTAAAGATCATCGACATCGGTTGCGGTACCGGCCGTCATGCGATTGAACTGACAAAGAGGGGATATAATGTGACCGGCGTTGATCTTTCCGGGAATCAGATCAAGGGGGCAAGGGAAAAGGCCGAAGAGGCAAGGGTGACCATCGACTTCCAAATACAAGATGCCCGCAATCTTCCGTTTGACGGTGAATTTGATCTGGCAATTATGCTTTGCGAAGGCGGGTTTTCTCTTATGGAAACAGATGAGATGAACTTTGAGATTCTCAAGAACGCGACAAAAGCGCTGAACGATAAAGGAAAGCTTATTTTCACTACATTAAACGGATTGTTCCCGCTGTTTCATTCGGTCAATGAGTTCTATAAGTCGGCCGAGAAAGAAGGCCAGTCCCGGTGCAAGGAGTGCTCCTTTGATCTGATGACTTTCCGTGATTATAACACCGCTGTTTTTGAAGACGATTCCGGCAATAAAAGGGAGCTTAAGTGTAACGAGCGTTATTACGTGCCCAGCGAGATAACGTGGCTTTTAAAGACGCTCGGGTTCAAAAAGATCGATATTTTTGGCGCGAAGCTGGGAGCGTTTTCAAGGAATGACAAGTTGACCACCAAAGATTTCGAGATGCTCGTCGTCGCGGTGAAATAGATGATAGCGAGCCAGTAGCGGCATGTAATTTATAAGGCTTGATAAAACAGCACTTATATTGTATACTTTAATACATAGAATTGTATAAAACAATACAACTAATTGTATGGAATATAGAATAGATAAAACAGGATTATGGGATCGACTTGGCATATGGAACGGCTTTCTTAAAAGAAAGGTTCACCTCATTGCTTGTGGTGGTACTGCGCTTACACTTTTAGATGTTAAGCCATCGACAAAAGACATCGACCTTCTTGTGCCTGTAACCGAAGAATGCCGCTAACTTATAAAGACATTGAAAGATCTTGGGTATAAGAGCGCAAGCGGCGCAGGATGGGCAAGAGACGATGGTTTTATGTTTGATGCTTATGAGGGCAAAAGTTAAGGAGATAGATATAAAAGAGCTTACTAAGCGTTTCAATGAGACTGCATCATATGATGTTTCTGAAGA is drawn from Candidatus Omnitrophota bacterium and contains these coding sequences:
- a CDS encoding GNAT family N-acetyltransferase: MIVSKRHKKTGLRIKVTRKISEIPAHDWKKVYPDVLENYDFFRTIDSSGITQFSFYYIIVYDKNHPVGATACFLVDYSLDTSINGPLRRITNSIKRLKPNIFSIKTLVCGVPMAQGKIGLAGDKSAVFKAMLRKMDHIAKKSKASIVAFKDFDGPYTEILDPLQRAGFAKFDSLPNTELNVWHKDFEEYLKTLSGATRYDLRRKFKKVDGHVKIDLKIVDSLEADEMKAVYKMYLEIVSRHDMNFELLPEAFFRDISVNMPGRAKFFLWKIDGKIVAFLFSMVSQERFIDYFVGLDYSVAHKYHLYFLKFREALIWCIKHKIKKYEMGITAYEPKLRLGFDLVPLYIYAKLRNRMLRPAFNLICQFLKFEHFDPVLRAAKKKAGI
- a CDS encoding MFS transporter, which translates into the protein MTRRRAFGVIISFGLVSLFGDIVYEGARSINGPYLKLLAVNATALGIIAGAGEFFGYALRLVSGYFSDKTRYYWLFTFLGYGMLVSVPLLALAGVWQTAALFIILERIGKAIRSPARDTILSQASSQVGTGFGFGLHEAMDQVGAVAGPLIFAVFFMMAGKEAGVSDYRRGYAFLWIPFLLVMLCLFFTYRKVPDTDTLETTRKDEMPDKLSRVFWLYTLFTFITTAGFCSFILIAFHFKSTSALSDAQIPLSYTIAMGIDAASALAIGKAYDVLKNKRNNRNAGLNLLAIIPLLSLLMPLFIFSKDHSLIIIGVLCWGVVMGIHETIMRSAIADITSLAKRGTGYGIFNTAYGLAFFLGSALLGFLYDRSLSFVITSIIVIELLAFVPFFMMRREIYA
- a CDS encoding class I SAM-dependent methyltransferase translates to MKQWYESLYENYARKYDKECFVQGTAGECDFIEEEIARDKSLKIIDIGCGTGRHAIELTKRGYNVTGVDLSGNQIKGAREKAEEARVTIDFQIQDARNLPFDGEFDLAIMLCEGGFSLMETDEMNFEILKNATKALNDKGKLIFTTLNGLFPLFHSVNEFYKSAEKEGQSRCKECSFDLMTFRDYNTAVFEDDSGNKRELKCNERYYVPSEITWLLKTLGFKKIDIFGAKLGAFSRNDKLTTKDFEMLVVAVK